In Lautropia mirabilis, one DNA window encodes the following:
- a CDS encoding PepSY domain-containing protein, translated as MNIPIKRWLLLTHRWLGIGLCLFFLTWFVSGMVMMYVGYPKLTHAERLQHLPTLDADAPLLSPRQAFGMAGINGPVSDLRLTASRAGQPIYTALLQSGPDDEETAVAVDAHTGRRLPAATQDVVLASARTYLQHDGHPTSESAPTSKPDQAQPALTYEGTIDEDPHTHSRSLDPYRPLHKVQLPDADRTLLYIAGTTGEVVRDAPHTERALDYVGTWLHWLYMFRGGSFDAWWPTIVIWLATIGVLVALTGGIVGILRWRFSRPYRSGSRSPFQPGVMRWHHIVGLFFALTTLTWIFSGLMSMRPWGLFKSPHAALETESISSLQLDPAQAPMIPHVLLESAHRDGLGDVRELQWRTILGKPTVLALGATGTPHVLDAVTGKPTQVKEQDLTAALNALTPDHPPRIEQLKEYDFYYYTRADHTMMGGGDPQPLPFWRVQFDDPDRTWVQLDPATGTVLNTLNQHKRVERWLFFLMHSWDLVPLLHRRPLWDILMLVLAVGGLALSATGIWIGTKRLGIKTRRRQLLNRKGQATQ; from the coding sequence ATGAACATTCCCATCAAACGCTGGCTGCTGCTTACCCACCGCTGGCTGGGCATCGGCCTCTGTCTGTTCTTTCTGACCTGGTTCGTCTCCGGCATGGTGATGATGTACGTGGGCTATCCCAAGCTCACCCATGCCGAACGGCTGCAGCACCTGCCCACGCTGGATGCCGACGCACCGTTGCTGTCCCCGCGCCAGGCCTTCGGCATGGCAGGCATCAATGGCCCCGTGTCCGATCTTCGGCTGACCGCCAGCCGCGCCGGCCAGCCCATCTACACCGCCCTGCTGCAGAGCGGGCCGGATGACGAAGAGACGGCGGTTGCCGTGGATGCCCACACCGGACGCCGGCTGCCAGCAGCCACCCAGGACGTGGTCCTGGCCAGCGCACGGACCTACCTGCAGCACGATGGCCATCCGACATCCGAAAGTGCCCCGACGTCAAAGCCGGACCAGGCCCAGCCGGCACTCACCTACGAAGGCACCATCGACGAGGACCCCCACACCCACAGCCGCAGCCTGGACCCCTACCGTCCGCTGCACAAGGTGCAGCTGCCCGACGCCGACCGGACGCTGCTCTACATCGCCGGCACCACCGGTGAAGTGGTGCGCGACGCGCCCCACACCGAACGCGCCCTCGACTACGTGGGCACGTGGCTGCACTGGCTGTACATGTTCCGGGGCGGCAGCTTCGACGCCTGGTGGCCCACCATCGTCATCTGGCTGGCCACCATCGGGGTTCTGGTGGCGCTCACCGGCGGCATTGTCGGCATCCTGCGCTGGCGTTTCTCGCGCCCCTACCGCAGCGGTTCGCGCTCGCCGTTCCAGCCCGGCGTCATGCGCTGGCATCACATCGTGGGCCTCTTCTTTGCGCTGACCACCCTCACCTGGATCTTCAGCGGGCTCATGTCCATGCGCCCGTGGGGCCTGTTCAAGAGCCCCCACGCCGCCCTGGAAACCGAAAGCATCAGCAGCCTGCAGCTGGACCCGGCACAGGCCCCCATGATTCCCCATGTGCTTCTGGAGTCTGCACACCGTGACGGTCTGGGCGATGTCCGCGAACTGCAGTGGAGAACCATTCTGGGCAAGCCGACGGTCCTCGCTCTGGGGGCCACCGGCACCCCACATGTTCTGGATGCCGTCACCGGCAAGCCGACCCAGGTAAAAGAACAGGACCTGACGGCCGCACTCAACGCCCTGACGCCGGATCACCCGCCCCGGATCGAGCAGCTGAAGGAATATGACTTCTACTACTACACCCGCGCCGACCACACCATGATGGGTGGCGGCGACCCTCAGCCCCTGCCGTTCTGGCGCGTGCAGTTCGACGACCCCGACCGGACCTGGGTTCAGCTCGATCCCGCCACAGGCACCGTCCTGAACACGCTCAACCAGCATAAGCGCGTCGAACGATGGCTGTTCTTCCTCATGCACAGCTGGGATCTGGTGCCACTACTGCACCGCCGTCCGCTCTGGGACATCCTCATGCTCGTGCTGGCCGTGGGCGGCCTGGCCCTTTCGGCTACCGGCATCTGGATTGGCACCAAACGCCTGGGCATCAAGACCCGTCGCCGCCAGCTGCTGAACCGGAAGGGTCAGGCGACACAGTGA
- a CDS encoding TonB-dependent receptor — MSIPRLPIKPFVMPALLLLPVLPAHAIQSLDPVTVRPAQQEGLQQAASAGSRLGLSIQNTPASVDVISRERIDARGDTTVNEATARAPGFSSLAHPGNSGSDLSVRGFTGSSSVMQLYDGVRQYGGLGVSYPFHAWAVERIEVLRGPASVVDGDGAIGGVVNVIPRKPRHGAIRHEVRAGIGNRGQRSLDFDSSGSISEHLAYRLDASIERGDGWVDRGKHSSQGLTGALQWQFLPRWQLQLSHAEGRHKPMRYFGVPLIDGKPLEALHRTNYNVQDARITFRDHWSELTLQGSPGDNIAVRSRLYHIRSNRLWFDAENYTWDAARQQIRLAGDTAIRHHQKQTGNTTDVTFEGKLLGMDNAVSAGFDLNHSSLQHDNNTYTGNPRYVSLLSPETGFFDSDLPFIPRYRNTADQYALFVEDRLAVTGQLSLVAGLRHDRARIRRDDLITGNRVFSRTWNSTGHRLGAVYALTPTLSVYAQHSRAADPSTSPLMMSASGAKADMTIGRQIEVGIKQSLPQQRGEWTLAAYNITKHNLQSRDPANPENSIQVGKQSSRGIEGTLSLALSSTLRLDADATFLRARYDDFNDAVDGAIVSRNGKTPPDVPERLANLWLSWQMHPQWTLSGGARHVGKRYANRANDLTLPAYTTADVALKWQPSDATTLALHGHNIFNRHYYSTVYYNEKQWFVGESRRVLFTIDHRF, encoded by the coding sequence ATGAGCATTCCGCGTCTTCCCATCAAACCCTTCGTCATGCCCGCGCTGCTGTTGCTGCCCGTCCTGCCAGCGCACGCCATCCAGTCCCTGGATCCCGTCACCGTGCGCCCGGCCCAGCAGGAAGGACTTCAACAGGCCGCATCTGCCGGATCCCGCCTGGGGTTGTCCATCCAGAACACCCCGGCCAGCGTCGACGTGATCTCCCGCGAACGGATCGATGCACGCGGCGACACTACCGTCAACGAAGCCACCGCACGCGCGCCCGGCTTCAGCAGTCTGGCCCATCCGGGCAACAGCGGCAGCGACCTCTCGGTGCGGGGTTTCACCGGAAGCAGCTCCGTCATGCAGCTCTACGACGGCGTGCGCCAGTACGGCGGCCTCGGCGTCAGCTATCCCTTCCACGCCTGGGCCGTCGAACGGATCGAAGTCCTCCGGGGCCCGGCCTCCGTCGTCGACGGTGATGGCGCCATCGGCGGCGTCGTCAACGTCATCCCGCGCAAGCCGCGCCACGGCGCAATCCGTCACGAAGTCCGCGCGGGCATCGGCAACCGGGGCCAGCGGTCGCTGGACTTCGACAGCAGCGGTTCGATCAGCGAACACCTGGCCTACCGGCTCGACGCCAGCATCGAACGCGGTGACGGCTGGGTGGACCGCGGCAAGCACAGCAGCCAGGGTCTGACCGGTGCCCTGCAATGGCAGTTCCTGCCCCGCTGGCAATTGCAGCTGAGCCACGCCGAAGGCCGCCACAAGCCCATGCGCTACTTCGGCGTCCCGCTGATCGACGGAAAGCCGCTGGAAGCCCTGCACCGCACCAACTACAACGTCCAGGACGCCCGCATCACCTTCCGTGACCACTGGAGCGAACTGACGCTGCAGGGTTCCCCCGGCGACAACATCGCCGTGCGCAGCCGCCTCTATCACATCCGCAGCAATCGCCTGTGGTTCGACGCCGAGAACTACACCTGGGATGCGGCCCGCCAGCAGATCCGCCTGGCCGGTGACACCGCCATCCGCCACCACCAGAAGCAGACGGGCAACACCACCGACGTGACCTTCGAGGGCAAGCTGCTGGGCATGGACAACGCCGTCTCGGCAGGCTTCGACCTCAATCACAGCAGCCTGCAGCACGACAACAACACCTACACCGGCAACCCGCGCTATGTCAGCCTGCTGTCTCCCGAGACAGGCTTCTTCGACAGCGATCTCCCCTTCATTCCCCGCTACCGGAACACCGCCGACCAGTACGCCCTGTTTGTCGAGGATCGGCTGGCCGTCACCGGGCAGCTGTCGCTCGTGGCAGGCCTGCGCCATGACCGCGCCCGCATCCGCCGTGACGACCTGATCACCGGGAACCGCGTCTTCAGCCGCACCTGGAACAGCACCGGCCACCGCCTGGGCGCTGTCTATGCGCTGACCCCGACCCTGTCCGTCTACGCGCAGCACAGCCGGGCCGCCGACCCCTCCACCTCCCCGCTGATGATGAGCGCCAGCGGCGCCAAGGCCGACATGACCATCGGCCGCCAGATCGAAGTGGGCATCAAGCAGTCGCTGCCCCAGCAGCGTGGCGAATGGACCCTGGCCGCCTACAACATCACCAAGCACAACCTGCAGAGCCGTGACCCGGCCAACCCCGAGAACAGCATCCAGGTCGGCAAGCAGAGCTCTCGCGGCATCGAAGGCACCCTGTCGCTGGCACTGTCCTCCACCTTGAGGCTCGACGCGGACGCCACCTTCCTGCGTGCCCGTTACGACGACTTCAACGACGCCGTCGATGGGGCCATCGTCTCGCGCAATGGCAAGACCCCGCCCGATGTGCCCGAACGACTGGCCAACCTGTGGCTGAGCTGGCAGATGCACCCGCAATGGACGCTGTCCGGCGGTGCCCGCCACGTCGGCAAGCGCTACGCCAACCGGGCCAACGACCTGACGCTGCCCGCCTACACCACGGCGGATGTGGCCCTGAAATGGCAGCCCTCCGACGCCACCACCCTGGCGCTGCATGGGCACAACATCTTCAACCGCCACTACTACAGCACCGTCTACTACAACGAGAAACAGTGGTTCGTCGGCGAATCACGTCGCGTGCTGTTCACCATCGACCATCGCTTCTGA
- a CDS encoding DUF2946 family protein, whose protein sequence is MDFRRRPSRFHTAILAWLLVALASSLLSPLVQRIPAGDVETVILCHGNGGFTRIVLSTDDSDDPSAPPADARCCPFCLSSPMLALAPAQVFPSSTAWRHVLHAVTTHGHTAGLTLHYDSRGPPAALMPA, encoded by the coding sequence ATGGACTTCCGCAGGCGCCCATCGAGATTCCACACCGCCATCCTGGCGTGGCTGCTCGTGGCCCTCGCGTCTTCCCTGCTGTCGCCGCTGGTGCAGCGCATCCCGGCCGGCGATGTCGAAACCGTCATCCTCTGTCACGGCAATGGCGGCTTCACCCGAATCGTCCTCTCGACCGACGATTCCGATGACCCTTCCGCCCCACCCGCAGACGCACGCTGTTGCCCGTTCTGCCTGTCCAGCCCCATGCTGGCCCTGGCACCGGCGCAGGTCTTTCCTTCTTCCACGGCATGGCGGCACGTCCTGCACGCCGTCACCACGCATGGCCACACGGCTGGCCTCACCCTCCACTACGACTCTCGCGGACCCCCTGCCGCATTGATGCCTGCCTGA
- a CDS encoding PepSY domain-containing protein: protein MNLSRIKRWILLGHRWLGIGTCLLFFLWFLSGVVMMYVGHPKLTWQERLEHLPPLEASQPLLSPADAFRKAGIHGTVTDLRLANARAGLPVYIAQIRTDTLSAPDAPRPEPRLVALDARTGALLPPTDPATALASAQIYLEQGGLSPTSSSTIRPATSPRQPSPATAQDTPGKPLYQGITVEDAHTHSKAMDLHRPLHKVLLPDADQTLLYISGTTGEVVRDAPRLERGFNYLGAWLHWLYLFRDTAIDWTELIIWLSVIGIVSVISGFLSGIIRWRFSRPYRSGSRSPFAPGALRWHHILGLIFALTTFTWIFSGLMSMNPWDIFEADDSIIDARRISSPDIQPSHATATPQALLASTTTPVRELQWHTLLGKTRVKAVRTHEVPPGNADQSLLLSARTGKPYTLEPERLRSALFTLQPGYPPRIDILRQDDFYYYSRAEHTMGGGRKPHPLPIWRVRYDDPNQTWLHIDPTTGQVLNEMDSYQRAERWLFALLHSWDWLPLLQNRPLWDIVMLVLAAGGLALSATGIWIAGHRLHIKTRRWRLLRRKQQ from the coding sequence ATGAACCTCTCCCGCATCAAACGCTGGATCCTGCTCGGCCACCGCTGGCTGGGCATCGGCACATGCCTGCTGTTCTTCCTGTGGTTCCTGTCGGGCGTGGTGATGATGTACGTGGGCCATCCCAAGCTCACCTGGCAGGAACGGCTTGAACATCTGCCGCCGCTGGAAGCCAGCCAGCCCCTGCTCTCACCCGCCGACGCCTTCCGAAAGGCCGGCATCCACGGCACCGTCACCGACCTTCGGCTGGCCAACGCCCGCGCCGGACTGCCCGTCTACATCGCTCAGATCCGCACTGACACCCTGTCCGCACCGGACGCCCCCCGGCCCGAGCCTCGCCTGGTGGCCCTCGATGCCCGCACCGGCGCCCTGTTGCCCCCCACCGATCCCGCCACGGCTCTGGCCAGCGCGCAAATCTATCTGGAACAGGGTGGCCTGTCGCCCACGTCATCATCCACCATCCGGCCTGCAACCAGCCCCCGGCAGCCATCCCCCGCCACCGCGCAAGACACGCCAGGCAAACCCCTGTATCAGGGCATCACGGTCGAAGACGCCCACACCCACAGCAAGGCCATGGACCTGCACCGGCCGCTGCACAAGGTGCTGCTGCCCGACGCCGACCAGACACTGCTCTACATTTCCGGCACCACCGGCGAAGTGGTGCGCGACGCCCCGCGGCTGGAACGGGGTTTCAACTACCTGGGCGCCTGGCTGCACTGGCTCTACCTGTTCCGCGACACGGCCATCGACTGGACCGAGCTGATCATCTGGCTCTCCGTCATCGGCATCGTGTCCGTCATCAGCGGCTTCCTGTCCGGCATCATCCGCTGGCGCTTCTCCCGCCCCTACCGCAGCGGCTCCCGCTCGCCCTTCGCCCCCGGCGCACTGCGCTGGCACCACATCCTCGGCCTGATCTTTGCGCTGACCACCTTCACCTGGATCTTCAGCGGCCTGATGTCCATGAACCCCTGGGACATCTTCGAGGCCGATGACAGCATCATCGACGCCCGGAGAATCAGCAGCCCGGACATCCAGCCATCACACGCCACCGCCACCCCGCAAGCCCTGCTCGCCAGCACCACCACGCCCGTGCGTGAACTGCAATGGCACACCCTCCTGGGCAAGACACGGGTGAAGGCCGTCCGGACACACGAGGTGCCCCCCGGGAATGCGGACCAGTCCCTCCTGCTGTCGGCCCGCACCGGCAAGCCCTACACCCTGGAGCCGGAACGCCTCCGAAGCGCCCTCTTCACGCTGCAGCCCGGCTACCCGCCACGCATCGACATCCTCCGGCAGGACGACTTCTACTACTACAGTCGTGCCGAGCACACCATGGGCGGCGGGCGCAAGCCACATCCGCTGCCCATCTGGCGCGTGCGCTACGATGATCCCAACCAGACCTGGCTGCACATCGACCCCACCACCGGCCAGGTCCTGAACGAAATGGACAGCTACCAGCGTGCCGAACGCTGGCTCTTTGCCCTGCTGCACAGCTGGGACTGGCTGCCGCTGCTGCAGAACCGGCCCCTGTGGGACATCGTGATGCTCGTGCTGGCTGCGGGCGGCCTGGCTCTGTCCGCCACCGGCATCTGGATCGCCGGTCATCGCCTGCACATCAAGACCCGCCGCTGGCGGCTGCTGCGCCGAAAGCAGCAGTGA
- a CDS encoding GTPase domain-containing protein, with protein sequence MPDAANIISLSLVSHTNVGKTTLARTLLSQSVGEVRDEPHVTDTNDRFELAQTPQGDQLVLWDTPGFGDSARLARRLLQSDRPIGWFVSQVWDRFADRALWSSQQAVHNVREEADVVLYLVNAAENPEDAGYVEPEMKILAWIGKPIIVLLNQMGPPAGHQAEEAEIDRWRSYLTRFGNVHQVLALDAFARCWVQEGALLQAVEPLLLQAKKPAFGRLNRLWQNQRRQTFDRSMHILATRLAATALDRERIPNSSLKDQLREVGKVLGVSRSPQDDAKQQAMAKLAERLNTAIRQSTDELIEANGLVGHATDEVLSRMADHYDVTENLNEGHAAVVGGLVTGALAGLKADLLAGGLTLGGGMIAGGVLGALGGAGLARGYNMVRGIDAITVTWTDAVMNRLIQSALLTYLAVAHYGRGRGEWAQSEHPAHWEKTVTDVLTQQHDQFTQFWRKRQNYGPDALASALQTELTLAMERILIRLYPNALSMAALGSGARRLNIALAADLAEARGDNPQPSQQAADEPEYAAHLRAGFAAARGPVSPPRPAASSRAPSHEDTQATPEGDEPAQEPDTRPFGKGRSLADGSGSQQAAADRTPADALPRPAQEGPAMNGSPQPSSPADTAAPATVPDASPTPEDRKPAPRAVSPEAAPSPARQPDSAPVTDNNTAKAGNSTSPADSSTAKTDAETAVTGNDTTTDAPAAPAKADNSTPADNPGAASNSTASDVPAESGNNVTPDAPAAPGNDKAADAPAATDTGAASDKAQALADEGASAPPKSDADTPAADVSATSPRGGKAPEASETRSTRRKQGSGKGRRKRR encoded by the coding sequence GTGCCCGACGCCGCCAACATCATCTCCCTCAGCCTGGTCTCCCACACCAACGTCGGCAAGACCACCCTTGCTCGCACCCTGCTCTCGCAGAGCGTGGGCGAGGTGCGCGACGAGCCGCACGTCACCGACACCAATGACCGCTTCGAGCTGGCCCAGACTCCACAGGGCGACCAGCTGGTCCTGTGGGACACTCCCGGTTTCGGCGACAGCGCCCGACTGGCGCGGCGCCTGCTGCAGTCCGACCGCCCCATCGGCTGGTTTGTCAGCCAGGTCTGGGACCGTTTCGCCGACCGCGCCCTGTGGTCCAGCCAGCAGGCCGTGCACAACGTCCGCGAAGAGGCCGACGTGGTGCTGTACCTGGTCAACGCGGCCGAGAACCCCGAGGATGCCGGCTACGTCGAACCCGAGATGAAGATCCTGGCCTGGATCGGCAAGCCCATCATCGTGCTGCTGAACCAGATGGGTCCGCCGGCCGGCCACCAGGCCGAAGAAGCCGAGATCGACCGCTGGCGCTCCTACCTCACCCGCTTCGGCAACGTCCATCAGGTGCTGGCCCTGGATGCCTTTGCCCGCTGCTGGGTCCAGGAAGGCGCCCTGCTGCAGGCCGTCGAGCCGCTGCTGCTCCAGGCCAAGAAGCCCGCCTTCGGCCGACTGAACCGCTTGTGGCAGAACCAGCGCCGCCAGACCTTCGACCGCTCGATGCACATCCTGGCCACCCGGCTGGCCGCCACCGCGCTGGACCGCGAACGCATCCCCAACAGCAGCCTGAAGGACCAGCTGCGCGAGGTGGGCAAGGTGCTGGGCGTCTCGCGCTCGCCGCAGGACGATGCCAAGCAGCAGGCCATGGCCAAGCTGGCCGAGCGTCTCAACACCGCCATCCGCCAGTCCACCGACGAGCTGATCGAAGCCAACGGGCTGGTGGGTCACGCCACCGACGAGGTGCTCAGCCGCATGGCCGATCACTACGACGTGACCGAGAACCTCAATGAAGGCCATGCGGCCGTCGTGGGCGGACTCGTCACCGGCGCACTGGCGGGCCTGAAAGCCGACCTGCTGGCCGGGGGCCTCACCCTGGGAGGCGGCATGATCGCCGGTGGCGTCCTGGGCGCCCTGGGGGGTGCCGGTCTGGCCCGGGGCTACAACATGGTGCGCGGCATCGACGCCATCACCGTCACCTGGACCGATGCCGTGATGAACCGGCTGATCCAGTCTGCCCTGCTGACCTATCTGGCCGTGGCCCACTACGGCCGGGGCCGGGGTGAATGGGCACAGTCCGAACACCCCGCCCACTGGGAAAAGACCGTCACCGACGTGCTGACACAGCAGCACGATCAGTTCACCCAGTTCTGGCGCAAGCGTCAGAACTATGGCCCGGACGCCCTGGCCAGCGCCCTGCAGACCGAGCTGACCCTGGCCATGGAGCGGATCCTGATCCGCCTCTACCCCAACGCGCTGTCGATGGCCGCCCTGGGCAGTGGCGCCCGACGCCTGAACATCGCCCTGGCCGCCGATCTGGCCGAAGCCCGCGGCGACAACCCCCAGCCCTCTCAGCAGGCTGCCGACGAGCCCGAGTACGCCGCTCACCTACGCGCCGGCTTTGCGGCCGCCCGCGGCCCGGTGTCGCCGCCACGCCCCGCAGCGTCCTCTCGCGCCCCATCGCACGAGGACACCCAGGCCACGCCGGAAGGGGATGAGCCCGCCCAGGAACCCGACACCCGCCCTTTTGGCAAAGGCAGGTCCTTGGCCGATGGTTCCGGTAGCCAGCAGGCTGCCGCTGACCGGACGCCCGCCGACGCCCTCCCGCGCCCGGCCCAGGAAGGCCCTGCCATGAACGGGAGTCCACAGCCTTCATCTCCTGCGGATACGGCTGCCCCCGCCACTGTGCCCGACGCGTCTCCAACCCCGGAAGACCGAAAGCCCGCTCCCCGGGCCGTGTCGCCCGAGGCCGCGCCGTCCCCTGCCCGCCAGCCGGACAGTGCTCCGGTCACGGACAACAACACGGCAAAAGCCGGCAACAGCACCAGCCCAGCCGACTCCAGCACGGCAAAAACCGACGCCGAGACGGCGGTCACCGGCAATGACACGACAACGGATGCACCAGCAGCACCAGCAAAAGCCGACAACAGTACGCCTGCAGACAACCCCGGCGCGGCCAGCAACAGCACGGCTTCGGATGTCCCTGCCGAATCCGGCAACAACGTGACCCCGGATGCCCCGGCTGCACCCGGCAACGACAAGGCAGCAGATGCACCCGCTGCCACGGACACGGGCGCAGCCTCCGACAAGGCCCAGGCCCTTGCCGACGAAGGAGCATCCGCCCCCCCAAAGTCGGACGCTGATACGCCTGCCGCCGACGTATCAGCCACCTCCCCGCGCGGTGGAAAGGCCCCCGAGGCCTCCGAGACCCGGAGCACCCGGCGCAAGCAGGGATCCGGCAAGGGGCGTCGCAAGCGGCGCTGA
- a CDS encoding DUF2868 domain-containing protein yields MTEHDAQQVLLVRAIERQPASSTWTDEDRLHASQEALRQTGPEAERSTFVIERARLACERLIARKPALGDLLHSLQWRGWFTPVALLVALLAGALLDSAGGDRINILNPPLLLIIAWNLFTYLVLAIGAIRAKLGRGRTGAAAGKSGKNARPAASQDQEPTGTGGWLRRHVVRLATGQGWKRIGRSREGSVANAFRTSWFHAAAPLYGQRALTLLHGGAMMFALGALASLYLHGLVLEYRAGWESTFLNPQQVETLTHLLWGPASLVSGIALPDANGLAAIRFPHNPGENAAQWIHLQTLTVLLIVVIPRLLLALWAREQSRKLSTHFPLSLDESYFRDLLRSQRGDAAVAWALPYSYHLSDAAQAGLSRLLQQALGGSVSLRLQPPLPLGGEDDLQSPLPGLDGASLAAAVYSLSATPEAENHAAFLATLARHVPAGMPLVALVDESGFRARFGADSDRLESRRNAWRRILASRSDVQPLFVDLAAEPAHDVLDGLDALLAASTRTMPASA; encoded by the coding sequence GTGACTGAACACGACGCACAGCAGGTGCTGCTGGTCCGCGCCATCGAGCGCCAGCCGGCTTCTTCCACCTGGACCGACGAAGACCGCCTTCACGCCAGCCAGGAGGCGCTGCGCCAGACCGGCCCCGAGGCCGAGCGCAGCACCTTCGTCATCGAACGCGCCCGGCTGGCCTGTGAACGGCTCATTGCCCGCAAGCCCGCCCTGGGTGACCTGCTGCACAGCCTGCAATGGCGAGGCTGGTTCACCCCCGTGGCGCTGCTGGTGGCCCTGCTGGCCGGCGCACTGCTCGACTCGGCCGGCGGCGATCGGATCAACATCCTCAACCCGCCGCTGCTGCTGATCATCGCCTGGAACCTGTTCACCTATCTGGTGCTGGCCATTGGCGCCATCCGCGCAAAGCTGGGCCGCGGTCGCACAGGGGCTGCCGCCGGCAAGTCCGGAAAGAACGCCCGGCCCGCAGCCTCGCAGGATCAGGAGCCGACCGGCACCGGCGGCTGGCTGCGCCGCCACGTCGTTCGCCTGGCCACCGGGCAGGGCTGGAAGCGCATCGGCCGCTCACGCGAGGGCAGCGTGGCCAACGCCTTCCGCACCAGCTGGTTCCACGCCGCAGCGCCCCTCTACGGTCAGCGAGCACTCACATTGCTGCATGGCGGCGCCATGATGTTCGCCCTGGGCGCCCTGGCCAGCCTCTATCTGCACGGCCTGGTGCTGGAATACCGTGCCGGCTGGGAAAGCACCTTCCTGAACCCGCAGCAGGTCGAGACCCTTACGCACCTGCTCTGGGGCCCCGCCAGCCTGGTCAGCGGCATTGCCCTGCCTGACGCCAACGGCCTGGCCGCCATCCGCTTTCCGCACAACCCCGGCGAGAACGCGGCCCAGTGGATCCACCTGCAGACGCTGACCGTGCTGCTGATCGTGGTCATCCCCCGCCTGCTGCTGGCACTCTGGGCCCGCGAGCAGTCACGGAAACTGAGCACTCACTTTCCGCTGTCGCTCGATGAGAGCTACTTCCGGGATCTCCTTCGCAGCCAGCGCGGCGACGCGGCCGTCGCCTGGGCCCTGCCCTACAGCTACCACCTGAGCGATGCGGCCCAGGCCGGCCTTTCCCGGCTGCTGCAGCAGGCACTGGGCGGTTCCGTGTCCCTGCGCCTGCAGCCGCCGCTGCCTCTGGGCGGGGAGGACGACCTGCAGTCACCGCTGCCCGGCCTGGACGGCGCCAGCCTGGCGGCTGCCGTCTATTCGCTGTCGGCCACGCCCGAAGCCGAGAACCACGCTGCCTTCCTGGCCACGCTGGCCCGCCACGTACCGGCCGGCATGCCCCTGGTGGCCCTGGTCGACGAAAGCGGCTTCCGTGCCCGTTTCGGCGCCGACTCGGACCGGCTGGAAAGCCGTCGCAACGCCTGGCGTCGCATCCTGGCCAGCCGCAGCGATGTCCAGCCCCTGTTTGTCGACCTGGCCGCCGAACCCGCGCATGACGTCCTGGACGGCCTGGACGCCCTCCTGGCTGCCTCAACCCGGACCATGCCCGCCAGCGCCTGA